ATTATATATGTAGAGCATAAGAACATTTTTCAAGCATGTGCATCAAAGAAGCACTACATATTTTGAAGATATACTGGGCAATAAAGTTATATCTCTGAAAGTaccatgaagaaaaaaaaaggatatgaTATACACATGAAGGAGAATTTTATAAACTAGCCTTACTGAAATTCTTGTAGCTACAAAGCCAGCCTTCACAAGTGTTGACTGTAGACCTCCTTTGTGGACTCCAGATCTACTTGCTTGGAAGTGACCAAAAGACCCTGAAGTAGCAGATGCAGGTAGCCAGCTATTACAACATCATAATACTACTGGTGGGGAGTATCTCTAAACTACAACACTCTAATTATAGCTCGCAAGTAATAACTTCAGGCATTTATCGCCTACGAATCAGgctaaatttgttttatatatatatatatatatatatatatatatatatatatatatatatatataaggcaGCTACATTCCAATTACTCACTCGCTAaatagagcatccccaacagttcatctatcccatcctccatactaaaaatagatgatgcgagataaaaaaataagctccaacagaatatccatctcattctctatttttagatgtcatctagagaaacttcatatttagatattctctctccatcctccaaagaaatACGAAAGATGTCATGTATGGATGATGTGCTGGAGttcaaagagatatgaaggatgtaactgttttagataattatctaaataaagatatagatgaccaaatttaaatgagttggagatgctcttccTATTGCTCACTCACTAAGACTCATCTAGAGTGGCACGTGGTTCACACCAATTACTCACATCCCGTAGTATtctgaaacaaaaagaaaaaaaaaacagcaaccAAGCGGATTCTATCGTCCCAAAATCCCCACCGATCACCCAGTTCCGCTCAGTAATACGAAATGGCAATAGCCACAATCAACTCAGAGGACGAACTATACCGGCACcatggacgacgacgaagttGGTGTCGAGCCCCAACCCCTCCATCTCCGACAAGCCCTCCGCATCCACGACGGGGTCGGTCGGATCGCCGGGCCTTCTGCTCCAGTCCATCCCCGCAACCTTCTCCGTCGCGCCGGAGTGGGACATGGCCTGCCGCAGCTGCGCGCACGCCGACCTCAAGTTCTCCACTCCGATGCTCTCCAGCTCCCCCTTGTTCGTGATGGCCGCTCCACCTGCGCCACCAGAGCTTCTCCGAGATCAACGACCCCAGGCTCAGGCTGGGATCCTGGGGGAGGGATGCGTACACAACCACAGGAGCACGCAAGGAAAGGGTAAATGCAAAAAAGGAGTGacggagcgcgcgcgggagagtaCCGAGCTTGACGATGCATCGGACGGGGCGGGAGGCGGTGGGGTTCGGCTGCTTCTGGGTCGCCTCCGCCATGGGAGCTCCAGCTTCTCCTCGGCTCCTCGCGCCGCGGCCTCGACTCCCgaggggagggagatgggAATCTGGAGCGGTTCAATGGCCACTGACCAGTGGGACCCCCAGTCAGCGGGACATCTGGTTCTAGAGATTGCCCAGAATGCTGGGCCGGGTGCTTCGTCTGCCTGCCGCTCCGGCCCATCAAAGCTTTCAGCCGCTCGGTTTGGCCCAAACCTTCTCGGCCCGATCGTGCAACACAAAGGCACGAAaccgcagcgccgccgcgagcccCCATGCGCTCGGTtgctcctccccgccgccgcgtcccgctcgccggtcaccggctagacgacgacgccgccgccgtcgcgcggcTCCTGTGTTGTTGCCCTATATCCAGAGCTTTCTTGCTGGCCTATCCCTACGAGCTTCGCCCCCTGCCTGCCTGCTCGGGATCCGGGATCGCGTTTGCCTCTCGGctcgctgcgccgccgccgcagcaccgccgcctcggcccgtCTGCCTGTGCAGGTCAATGCTGTTTACAAGTAGTACTAAGAGCTCAAATCTGTACgtttatatttgcatatatgtGCTACTGATCGACTTGCTTGCATCTGTTGTGTATGGTCATTAATTTGTAATAATGCAGTATTACTTGTTAGCTCAGGCCCTTGTAGCTTGTAGATTTGTAGGTTTATAGCTTAAAAGGGGTAATTTATGCCGTCAAAATTGCGGTATCAGTTCCATTCAGTTCAATCCGTGTGTTGGTTTGGTTCATGTGCTTGCAGTTGGGAGTGGAGGATCATCCAATGAGGCTGTTGAAAGCGGGTCAGTTGTTCAGGAAAGTCATTGAGGGCGGGTCAGAAAAGCAATCTCGACTGCTTGGGCTTGATGTTGGCAGCAAATATGTTGGACTGGCCGTTTCTGATGACAAAAATAGGATTGCATTGCCCCTAAGGTATGCACTTCGAACGATTGGAGATGAACATTAAGTTGCTTGATACAAATGCTTCACTGAGATGTTTTTCAGACCTTGTATAGCACGGTTTTAGTGACTTCTGTGTGCCTCCGTACAATTCAAACATCATTTTCTGTGTGATGATTTAAATCCAGGCAGTCATGTACTCATATGTAATCTGCTAGAATAAGTCTATatatgtcacgccctgagttttacccaagccaagaattaattaaataatgtattaaaaataatttattaattaaagttcaggagaaaccccagtgtaataaattaatttaattaattggaagctttttggaCCGTAGGAATATTGACTTTCCAATTCATTTCAGTGTATCGGCAATTTTGGTGTACATTGCTGAAACCATTATCCTGTTGAGATTGGAAATATTCTAACTATCAGAATTTATTTCAGTTTGTGTGCTTTCCTGCTTTTGCTAGACAATCTATTAGTCTTGGGTTAGAGCTGGGTGCATGTTGAAGTAACACAAATGACAAATGCCATGTCATGTTGTGCTGTGTCTGTAGTGTGAGGTCATTTTCTAGGTCTACTGTACTAACTTCAGCTTTCTTAGGAAATAACTGTAATTGCCTTCAAACTGTTAAGAAAAATTACTTGTACACAAGATCTTATACTACTAATGCAGTGTATGTTTGTTATCGTGAAAAATTATTAGCCTTCAGCATATTCATGCCTTATAAGTCTTTCTTCATGAGAAACTCTTTGCCTACCACTGCTTTGATGAACTGCGGTTAGCTAGAGCTGATATCCTTTTGCCTACCTGAGCACTCAGACAGAGCAGATCTAGATTTTCTGAAGTATGTGTTTATCTAGAACTTTGGAATCACTGCCGGCATTGTTTGGATAAGGTTATCTCAGAGGACAATACCCCTGTTTTATCAGATATTTGACTCTCTTGAATTTGTAACAACCTACCTGCTTAccttggttttcttttctttttttgtggcCAATACTACCACCTAATTGCTGATGGAATATAAGATCTGCATGCATTTCCTTAAAGAATAGATTTGCCAATTAGGGATTGGGATTAACAGTTGCATTGTCTCATACAGTGTATTGAGCAGGACAAAGACAAACATTGGCTTGATGGCAGATGACTTCGTAACTTTGGTATGCTGAGTATAGTCAACATTTTGATTCTGGAGTAACCTTATTGTAGAGTCACTCACCAAAAGGTCGAGTGCTTAATATGACATGTCACATGCACAAGCAACTTTGTAGCATATGTGGTTGAggttttgattcatctatgaaAGTCAGGGTTTCAGGTCATGTTTAATATGATATTCTTTACTGCTCAATTTACTCATGTCATTTACCCGTTTGAAATACTCAAGGGCAACATTGTCCACAAAGACATCATAAATGATTTAGTAATGAAAGATATTTTGCAAACGGGCAGCTGATTATGCATGGTTTATTCTGTTAGGCTTCATTCTAGATTCTGGTGAATATTTAAAAGCACTTGTGTTTTGCCATTTTTGATACATGGAAGCCAAttccttttccttctttctttttttgtgaATAGGTTTCAAAGTACTCCCTTGCAGGCTTTGTTGTGGGTTATCCATTCAACTTGCAGGGTCAAGCTAGTCCAGATGTAAAGTACTCCTGTGCTGGTAGCCTGGGATAGTGCACCTCATTTTCTTGCTATATGTTTGCCTATGGTaatgtttcttttctattaACCAGGCATTACAGGTAAGGCTTCTTGTCGGAGAACTCTGTAAAACTGGGAAACTTGATGATGTGAGTTACACCTATTGGGATGAAAATTTTACCTCGAAGGTGATAGTCCATTTTTTGCACATTATCTCTCAAACATGAGAAACTACATATAGCATGGGTTGCATTACTCTTATGGCTATTTTATATCACATTTCAAGGACTTCTGTGGCGAAGTGTTCTGAGTGATCTGTTTGTTTTGCCAGTGTGTAGAAGCCCTTTTATATCCTCTGAAACTAAATGACCCAGTTGAAATCAAAACAATGACAGATAAATTTGCTGCAGTTTGCATACTCCAGGTACATACACCAACTACCAACTATTACAAGTTTCGTTGTTtctattacataattattattgaaAACCAGTACTTCATTTAGTTGAACATCTGCTTAGTAAAACTGACACTGATATTTTGTTTGCCTAAAAAGGGAATTTTACCTTCTGTGCAGGGCTATCTAGATAACATGAACAGAGAATTGAGATGTGCAGATGATTCTGAGAAACAGCGTGACACCTGAGTTCCATCTTGTTGGTGCACTGCTGCCATATGAAAAAGGCATAGGTAATGTCCATGAGCAATTCGTCGAGACGTGTACAAAGCTCATGCTCTCATATGGGTCATAAGTTTAGTAGATGCTGAGCTGACAGTTCATCAATGGGTACGAGCAGCCTCCCTGCCTGCCCGCTGGAGGCAAATTTGTTGTAGATGATGCAAAAGTATTGAGAAGTTTCTTGCCCGCTGTTTCAACCTCTACTTGCTTATGAGGCCATTGGCACCGAAATGCTTCCTTATCTCTATTCTCCATGAACTAAGCGGTCCAGCTATGCATTCTTGGCAGCTGGAGCAACCTCTTCCAATATGCTTGCCGAACCGAGAAGATCCAATCAGGCTGTCGAGTCAAATCGAGTTCAGGTTCACACTGGCGTGCTGCAGCCAGATTCCATTTCCATGTCTGCATGCGTATGCTTGGACAAAATTCACCGTGATGTTAACAACTCATGTCATTCGACGGGCAGCTTTTGCTCATTGTCACATCCCGGATACTTGCAAATCCTCCACAGATGTTGTGCTTGTCAGGTATATATCCGTGGCCTGCAATGCTCCGCGCAATTGTGAAGTCTATATCTAGAGCTGATAGCGTGAGGAATCGTGTGACCATGGTCCTTGCTGTCTGGTTGCAAAAGATCGAAAATTCTACTCTACAAAGCAAGTTAGGCTGACAGGTAATCTTGTGGATGTGATGAGATATGTTCAGTTATCCAACTTCGTGTACTATTCTATAGAGTACATGATAGGTGAAGAAATAGGCACAAGAGCTAATGCGTAGACTTGGGCTGATGAGATTGTTTCAGGCTGGAGGACAATGCTCTGTGGTTGGCATGCAATGCGAGCCTGCAATGgataaaatcaaacaatctgCGGCTGTAATCTGCATAGTCTATTTCCAGTTTTCCACAAGGGATGGCGTATGGAATTTTCCGATGTTTCTCAAAGCCTTTTGtccacgtttttttttctgtttaggtttataagttaaaatttaaattttccgATGTTTCTCAAAGGCTCTTGTCCacgttttttcttttcgtttatgtttataagttaaaatttgaattttcaatcttaaatttagagttaattttttgaatttttttatataagtttatttttcaattttggcttttagatcggtggtaagaatacgtataaaaaagttttatttataaattatttttcgtttgtgaatataccgtttgatttCTTCTATAAAACATCGAACAATCGCCTCTTGATCGGTGGCTGAGATAGCTGCTGCTACCTGTACATCcaaaagataataaaattcGATTCTACCAAATCTAGTTAGGCTCACGATGAAGTTTCAATACACAGGTAACTTCAGTCATCCATCCAGCAGACTCAGAAGTCAGAAAGCCAAActaaggagagaaaaaaaaaatctgatgtgGTAGGCACAGAACAGCACAGCAATTAAGCACGACACATCAGGAGAGCAAGCAAGCCACTTGTCAACGAGCTCTCACGTATGCCTGCCTGCTTCCACGCCAAAAGTCCACTGCAGCTCAAAGACCAGGAGAGGAGAAAGCGATGAGCACAGCACGAAACCGAGGTAGCCGAATCATGCAAAGTCAACACAGTTGACAGCCAGCAGTAGCTCTGTGTAAAAGAGATTTGGCAGCCAAGGGAAGACAGGTCAGGTGCTCACATCACCATAACGTGGTCAGACACTGACCGTACTCTCTCCTTTCCAAAATATAcacatttttatgatttaagttttctatcataatataagtatttttatatggaTTCCGATGATTACAATCACTCCAATGATTCCGACATAAATCAGAtgtttagataaaaaatctaattaatttaaaatctaaaaattaaccatgtaaataactaaaaataaatcttttcACATATACTTATTCTATgctaaataaactagaaatatttatactttGGAACGGAAGCACTATGGATTgcctttttttcattttaggAAACCGTACTGCCTAATTAGGGAGATAGATGAGCTGAAAGTACACTGGCACGTTGGAGATAACTTGAAGGTAAAGAAGACGGCTGGTTCACGGTAGCTGATTCGGTCGAGCAGCCACCGGTTTTGGACCGGAATGCACGAGCTAGTTCGAGCGGCTTCCTCTCcattatttctttattttgattcccggtttgtttgtttgtttgtttatctcgcggtttcttgACCAGAGATAGGCTGCCGTGTATGTTTAAAGATCGAGTCTTCGACAATTTGGTTGTCTCGATTTTTTTTGGGGACATTGTAGACTTTGAATGAAAGGAAGGAAGATTAATTAATCTCGTGGTCCGGTTTAGCAACGGCTTGAATGGAATTAAAACTTTTGTTAATTTAAGATTAACAACTAAGATGCCTCCGTGCATGTTTGCTAGATTTCAGGAAAATTCAGGAGGCAGAGACATTGTAGTTCTGAACCAGGAACACGTACTCTCCAAACTGAAATTCAGCCAAATATGAATACTTTGTATGTGCTATTTAAGCTTTTATGAATAGTAAGTTCATTTCTGAGAAATTATTATTAGAGTTTGTGAAAACAagacataaatatattaggaATAAACAAAGTATAGGACAATTATATTGAGATTCGATAAAGGTATTTTAGTCTTTaaacttttgtattttttatgtgtgatgattgaaaaatgaagttactTTAAAACAGTATATATCATTGATTGGCTAATTGCCATAGCATCAGAAAACATGTTCATATATACCATACGTGAAAATCGTGACCGACTGTTTACTGACGGGCACCTGCGGGCTTCAGCAGCAGCATTGTCTGAGATACGCACCAATCACCAACAGCACCCATCTCCATCCAACGTGCAAACTTCGGTTTGTCCACTGGAACATGTACCTCGTGTGACGGCGACATGTGTATGTGCACACATCGGTTTTCTCCGCTGATGAGGCACCGCCAGCTAGCGATCGTTCGATCGATCGCACGCTTGCCCTAACTGGTACAGCTCGATCGGGGCCAAAGGAGGGGACCAAACGTGTGACGGGAACAACAACGTCTCATTGGCGTACGTTGCTCTCTGGTCGTGGGGCTACACTACACTACAGACCTATTACAGGGTGTTTTTTGGCtgtagcttttttttaaagttatttctgCCATAAGTTACTCTAGACGGCACATAACATCTGAAAATATGTAGTTGtcgatttaaaaaataaactaaaaaagacTAGATTTAGAAGTTTTTTCAGATTCTCGTAAACTAATTACCGCAGAGTTGTATCTCCAAGCAGACCCTACCCCAACCCCGGCCGTAGCGTTTGGTGAATCTGATGGCCTGTTCCCCGTCACGCGGTGACGCGCGGGCCGGTCCACACACACGTACGCGTGTACGCACGCGTCGCGTCGCCCGCGCACGGCCACCACCGGGGGAGGAGACCCCCTCTCGCGGGCCTAATTTTGGTCACGCCGCTGTCCCTCGGACCAGCGGCCGCGGAGCCGTGCtgtcccctccctccctccctctgagatcgatcgatcgatcgtagAGTCTCTCGGCTCGATCGATGGGTACGCCCGGATAGATCGACTCGCTCCAAAAGCCAGCATTTGACGGTTCGTTCAACCATCACCAAACGATCGATCGACAACTTGGGGGTTAATTTCACGTGTACATGTCGAGTAGTTCACTGGTTGGGCCTGTTTCATGGAGTAGGAGTCAATTAcgatatattttatgaatttttcatGTTCTAACCTATTTTGCAACGAAAActtataaatagattttttaaaaaaaagattattcaataataaatatgtttcGCAACATTAAATTATATGGTGCCGAGGTATAACAATTTAGCATTATAATACATGGCAGCTTGATGTTGAGGTGAGGTGAATTGAGATCTAATATACGTCGAGGTGGGGTTGGCGCACAGTTACACCAACCAACCCACCTCAGCGCCACGATCATGGCGCCAAGTTGTTATACATTGACGTCATGTTATTTGATGTCGTAAAACGGGTGTAttttcaataatattttttggaaaagtctatttataaaatgagcaattttatactaaaattttgatagctCCTGGTATCTTCTCAAAtatcgtaaaattgctcttataaAATTCCATCGCGAAAAGGCTAGAATATGAAAAATGCAATCATATTTCTGCAGGCTAGTTTAGTTCACGGTGATCTTTACCATACACATCCGTTCTTCGTCTCGCCGGCTAATTAAGGTTCGTGATCGGAACGAATAGCCGCGCTGATCCGTTGCGCTGCGGTTCGTTGAATCGTTGTCCAGGGTGCCGGGTAGCGACGGCGACCCGTGGGACGG
This is a stretch of genomic DNA from Oryza brachyantha chromosome 1, ObraRS2, whole genome shotgun sequence. It encodes these proteins:
- the LOC102708106 gene encoding putative pre-16S rRNA nuclease → MRLLKAGQLFRKVIEGGSEKQSRLLGLDVGSKYVGLAVSDDKNRIALPLSVLSRTKTNIGLMADDFVTLVSKYSLAGFVVGYPFNLQGQASPDALQVRLLVGELCKTGKLDDVSYTYWDENFTSKCVEALLYPLKLNDPVEIKTMTDKFAAVCILQGYLDNMNRELRCADDSEKQRDT